Below is a genomic region from Helianthus annuus cultivar XRQ/B chromosome 2, HanXRQr2.0-SUNRISE, whole genome shotgun sequence.
GAACACATCTTCGTCGTTCCACCCGCTACGACGGTCACTTGTATATAATTTGTTATACTCCTCGCAAAACCGATTAACGCTCGAGTTCAATTTTCGCCACTTCGAGGAAACCGAGTCGATATCTCTATACGGGCCTTGGTCCATCATGGCGAGAAACTTGGTCAATACCTTGGACCAAAACCCGTCACCCGGTTGGTTATTAcctataaaaaaaacaaacaaataaaattaaaacaaaacttaaaaactaactgtTAAAcctaattaataaaaaaaaacttaaaacaaacaaataaaacaaaacaaaccttaaaacaaacaaaataataaaaaaaaacttactgttaagaaaaaaaagataaaaaatttaAAACTGTTAAACCTAATTAAAAACTAAacttaaaaactaataaatttaaaccaaaaatatttcttttacaCTTTTCAACACACCTCAAAATACGCGGTCCACAACCTCTCTCACTCCACCGTATAAAAACCCCTCACCCACTTGGGTTTCAAACCCTCTCTTCATCCCAATTCAACTTTTCTCCCAAATAAACACCTTCTTCCCCCCCTTCCATCAAACCCATTTCACACTCTTAAAAAAATCCCCTATTTTTCGTCAAACCCATTTCACAATCTTGAAAAAAACATCAAATTTCATCAAACCCATCTCAtaatcttgaaaaaaaaaatctaaaatttctTCAAACCCATTTCACattcttaaaaaaaaactaaatttcaTCGCTCCCATTTCAcaatcttgaaaaaaaaaaaaaccaaaatttCATCAAACCCATTTTTTTAAAGGCGAACTTCATTAACCTCAAACCGAGGCGCACAAACACCCTTGAAAAACATCCCAAATTTCATCAAACCCATctctcacaaaaaaaaaatctcaaaTTCCATCAAACCCATCTCTCACAATCTTGAAAAAAATCCCAAATTTCATCAAAATCTTGAAAAAGACCTTAACTTTCTACAATTCCGACCTCACTTGTGTCACTCCCATCAACTTCCCACTGCAAAAAGCTTCAATCTTTCTTCAGTTAATGTGACAACAAAATGCGAACAGATTATCACGGCTCATCATCTCCAAACTTCACAAATTTCGGGCGTTCAATTCTGAGCATGAAGCGTGATCCAGTTGTCCACTCAATCGACCCAGAAACCCCTAATCAATCAACCGAAGTGGACGCTTTTCAACGGCAGGTAACTCAAAGATTTCATGATCTATCTGCGGTTGATTCACATGAACTGTTATCTGTTAGTTGGATATCAAAGTTGCTAGATGTTTTCCTATGTTGTCAAGAGGAGTTTAAAGCTATATTGTTTAATAACAAGTCTGCCAAACAACCGTTGGATAAATTAGTTTCTGATTATTATGAAAGGAGTGTGAAAGGTTTGGATGTTTGTAATGCCATTAGAGATGGGATTGAGCAGATTAGACAATGGCAAAAGCAGTTGGAGATTGTGTTGTGTGCTTTGGATTATAAGAAGAGTCTTGGAGAGGGTCAAATTCGACGAGCGAAAAAGGGTTTGATCGATCTAGCGATTGGGATGCTAGATGAGAAAGATACGTCAACCGCGAATATTGCCCATAGGAACAGGTCGTTTGGGCGGTATCAGAAGGATTCGCAGAGAGTTAACTCTTTGAAGAATTTTAGATCCTTGTCTTGGAGTGTTTCGAGGTCCTGGTCGGCCTCGAAACAGCTCCAAGCAATTGGGAATAACTTTTTCCCGCCAAAAGCGAATGAAATCGCGGCTACTAACGGGCTTGCATTGGTTGTTTACACGATGAGTTGTGTGTTCTTGTTTGTGATGTGGGCTTTGGTGGCTGCGATCCCTTGTCAGGATCGCGGGTTGCAATCTCATTTCAATATCCCTAAAACGTTCGtgtggggagcgccgattttgtcTCTGCACGAGCGGGTTTTGGATGAGGCGAAGAAGAGGGAAAGGAGGAACAGTTGTGGGCTGTTAAAGGAGATTTTCGCGATTGAAAAAGCTGCAAACTTTATGAATGAATTGATTGATTCGATTCAGTTTCCGATTGGGGTAGACAAGGAAGAAGAAGTTAGGAAACGAGCAAATGAATTGAGGGTTGTTCATGGAAGTTTAAAGATTGGTTTGGATCCGTTGGAGAAACAAGTTCGAGAAGTGTTTCATCGGATCGTGAAGAGTCGAACCGAAGGACTTGATTTGATTGCAAGAGGACATGAATGATCAGTGGTTTGAGGGTTTCAATCcatttgtattttgtttttgttgCAAGAATGCATGATCTTGAAAGAATTGTGCGGATGTAAATGTTAATGCCACTATATATTAGGCACATTTTTCTGGCAATTTTATACAAATGATGAATTGTGCTTGAAAATTTTCTTCTCATAATTCATATTTTTCTAGATTAAAGGTTAAAAGGTTATTAGATTAGTTCTTATTATTATGTATATACATTGGCGAATTCGATTTTAACcattaaatatttataaaccattttatTATTCGTAATACATAAATTAATTAGTGAATATATTAAGTTAAaaagttaattactgttttcgtccctgtggtttgtcaaaaatcacgatttcagtccattagtttaaaaattgcgatttcagtccctgtggtttcactttcgtaaccattttagtccacctcgtaaccatttcagtccgtGTACTTacaaaataaatggattgaaatgattacgaaagtgaaaccacagggactgaaatagttatgaaagtaaaaccacagggactgaaatcacaatttttaaactaatggactgaaatagtgattttttatAATCCACAGGGACGacaacagtaattaactcttaattaAAAGTAGTAAATTTTTAGTAAAGAATGTAAGATATTCATAACTAAATTGATGGTTACTAAGCATAAATTAGAGAGAAAATGCAGTGAAGGTTATGTAACTAGAAGTCTTGGGTGGGTTGAAGTTGACAAAAGAAAAtgttttgtttcttgtttgaataAAGAATTGGAGAGAAGTTGAAACATCCCCATCTTCGCTTGTTGAATGTTGACAGGAAGCATTCTCTACTCATTGCTCACCCATTTTGACCAATTCAATTCAACTTTATAAAGCTGACTTTGACTATATACATCCATAAATTTAGGGGTAAAAATCCATTGGGGACCAAGGGTGTCGATCTCCATCAATTTAATTTTGGTGGTCTCGTTTTAGTGTTACCATCTTGTTCAGTTAGTCTTGGTTTGCAAAATTTGGTGTTGGTTGATGTTAAAGCATTCTCATTCCCTCCaaattttatttatcttttaaaaatttcCACTCACAAATACTTATTTTTTTCTGGGTATTATACATTATATTATACATTATACACTCATAATATTATACATTGATTGATGAATAGTAAGCCTTTGAATATAAATGGTCATttagtttttttagttttctATGAAACTTTCTCTATTAAAGAGACTACAAAATGTCTCCAATGTGAATGTTCTTATATACAACATCACGCTAGTTTTTCGGATTAATTACTATTCAATTGTTGCTGTATTAAAATCCATCCTCTAAATTAGAAATTTTTGGATTATAATTAGGTAATTAATCTTTTCTATAATCAAAATCTACACACCCTATAGGCTAAAGGGTATGGGGTC
It encodes:
- the LOC110915810 gene encoding uncharacterized protein LOC110915810 — its product is MRTDYHGSSSPNFTNFGRSILSMKRDPVVHSIDPETPNQSTEVDAFQRQVTQRFHDLSAVDSHELLSVSWISKLLDVFLCCQEEFKAILFNNKSAKQPLDKLVSDYYERSVKGLDVCNAIRDGIEQIRQWQKQLEIVLCALDYKKSLGEGQIRRAKKGLIDLAIGMLDEKDTSTANIAHRNRSFGRYQKDSQRVNSLKNFRSLSWSVSRSWSASKQLQAIGNNFFPPKANEIAATNGLALVVYTMSCVFLFVMWALVAAIPCQDRGLQSHFNIPKTFVWGAPILSLHERVLDEAKKRERRNSCGLLKEIFAIEKAANFMNELIDSIQFPIGVDKEEEVRKRANELRVVHGSLKIGLDPLEKQVREVFHRIVKSRTEGLDLIARGHE